Genomic window (Daucus carota subsp. sativus chromosome 5, DH1 v3.0, whole genome shotgun sequence):
GAGTTGACTACAATAATTACTTAAAAAAGAAAGTGAGAACCAGAATCCTGCTCTGTTTATATAGACAATGACAGGCAAATTTTgatgtttttataattttatgttttctaGGTTATTGTATAGTTTATCCAAGTGTTacataagataaaataattataattttcagttAATGAAGATTCCTAGCAGTGATAATTTGACTGATACTAGTGAATGAAAAACATTATAATTCCAaatgaaatcaaatttataacacattgacataaatttatatatactataaaattaattataaagaaACGAATGGGCCTATGCATGCATTATTGATACGGCTTATACAACTAattgaaaacatttttaattactgaaaatatatttaaaatgtctTCGTCAACCATCATCTCACACACAAAAAAACTATACTATATATCCCCTATAGGATTGCATTTTGACAATTTTAAACAAggaaaatagaaaaagaaattaattggGGCCGGTAGGTCCAAATTTAATATACCATGCATAGCCTCTGGACTCTGGAGTCTGGGCTACAGATTGATCTGCTAACTACTTTTTTCAATAGTAATATGTGAGTAATAAACATAGGAACTGTATCAACTCATCaatatgttctgcaaaaaaGCTTTAACGTGTCATCGAACGCGGCATGGATGAACATTAAAACACGGAGTAGCGATTTTCACTAAATACAAGATCATATCATGTGCACCCTGCTCTGCTTCCCAttgatgtactccctccgtccctttttacttgtccatTTTGAAAagataacgcatcttaagaaaatgttaggtggatatcttgttttcatacatatccctaataaatttaatgaattagatagagttgtgtatatatatatgctagtcaaacattggaagttgttacattttgaaaaaacatacaaaaagttgttttgaaaagagaagtggacaagtaatttgggacaaaaaaaattttcaaaagggacatgtaaaaggagacggagggagtatgtcttAATTATGAACATAAATCATGTTAAAATAGTAAGGATTATTAAATATCCACCCGATTCATTCATGGACAGAATtcgtgaaaaataattttcaatttagGTATTTTGAtacttttgaatattttatttgcagACTATcgataattttgaatattgtcAAAGAACACACacgaattataaaaaatatatatgtactagTGACTTAACAAATAAGGTTCCCTCCGCAGCAAAAATagcaaaaacaataataaaaataataaataatcaaattatggGGAGCGGAAATATTGTAAAAAGTAAAAGTTAGAGAGGAAAAAAGGGGAAGTTGTCTTCAAAACGAAGTTTGTAAGCCTGGGAGAAAATATACAAGTAGATAATTCGATATAGCCGCGAAAACAAATACGACCCTTTTCTCTCCATAAATACATAAGCTCTTTCTTTTATTACCGTTCCCACGTTTATATAAGACCTGATTCTTAACCGCCTTCCATACACTTGTTGTCATAAATTAACAACgcaaactctctctctctctatctctcctgACAATAACTAAACAGAGAAGAGCAGCATAAATACATAGACATCAATTACTGATCGGCGGCGAAGGATGTTCAAGGTGCCGGTGATATGCGGAACGGAGTTAGAAAGAGAGATAGAGCTTTCACGTGACGGAAGTCATTACAGTCTCACTACGGGTATTCTACCTTCTCTCGGTGCACGCAGCAACCGTCGTGTTCAACTCCGCAACTTCATCATCTCTCCCTATGATCGACGTTACAGGTCTCTCGCTTTTTCCTACCCTCttccaatatattttttttccgaaGATCAGTCGGGACTCTAGCCTAGGCTTTATTATTCGGTCAATGTATTTATGTGTGTTTGTCCATTCATGAATAACCTCTGAATCTTACTACTACTAAACTATTCATTGTTCATTAAGCAGGGAGTAGTTGTTTCTCTGCAATTTTTTACTCTTTGCATTGATTTCTCCAGTTGCGCTATTACTGCCTTATATTCCGTGTCTTGTGAATCACGCTTTTTTATTCAATCCTGCAATATCTTCTTCTTGGCATTCTCTTGAGACACTATTATATCATTtgttactattattttttattcttgtttttttttaccTTATATGGATATGTGTTGTGTTGCGGGCAACCAGCTCTGTGGCAAATATTCAGAGttcttgatatatttaatttattctatttttgtGTAGAAAAAGGACTAAAGGACTTAAACCTAGATGATAATTACTCTTTCCGTCCCGTTTATTTGTCCATCAATCAAACTTCACAACTATTATGttaattaaatgggacggagggagtaatattctaTGAGTCTTCAAACTAAGCTATCGACGAACATTATGTTAATGGTTCTGATCTACATACAATTTTCATGCTTCACTCAAACCCCACCACATTTCAGTACCATTCTTTTTCGCTTTTTGATGGAATCTTGAATCTTTTCATGTGAAGCCTATTCCATGgtctaaatttattttaattctgtcAACTCTATACAAAAGCAAGATTTCTCCCCTTTCTGCCTTCACTGTTACACATTAATAATTATGAATGTATACTGCAGATGTTTAATCAATGTATCTTTAATTGGTTCCCCACACGGGTTTATATGTTTCATGGTTAGTCGCCTAAAAGTGTTTTATCAACAGCAGTCTGTATGTTTGCTATTGGTTCATTTTGTTATGCTTGTCCATAGATTGTTCTTACATGTTTTCACATTTTCTTTCTGCTCTAAATCTTTTTTCTGTTCAAGCTCACTTTCTTTGATGGTGTTTTTATTGACTTTGAACATTCATGAATCAAGCATTACTCTACATTTGTTTATAATagttactattattattattatactgtATCTAAAAGTCTTTGCCAccgtttttttatatttgtttatcaaTCTTATATTTCACTGAATCTACCCTTCACCTACTTGTATTTTCGAAGAGTCATCAGCTACTTTTGAACATTGCAATTTTGTTTGGAGATTCTGACTTCCCGTGCTGATAAAATTTGATGATAACAATTAAACTTTCAAGTGATTTTCGAAGATCTTTCTTGAATTTATGATTCGATGTGCATACGATGCCATTCAATTTAATTGGAGATAGATAATTTATACCACAGTTGTACTCTGTAGTTAGTGTTTATCGAAAAATTAGAGCATATAACAAGAGTATCGTTCTAGTGTTGAATGATCACACTCTCTATTGGTCGATCATTATTATTTCCATTTCTACTGATAACAATTATGCAAAGCTTGATAAAATTGAAATCAAATTGACAGGTTTTGGGAGACTTTTCTGGTTATTCTGGTTATTTACACTGCCTGGGTGTCCCCATTTGAGCTTGGTTTTCTTCACAAAGCACGACCACCACTCTCTGTCCTTGATAATGTTGTAAATGGGTTTTTTGCCATCGATATCGTACTTACTTTCTTCGTAGCTTATCTTGATAAAAATACCTACCTCCTTATTGATGATCGCAAGCTGATTGCTTGGAAGTATGCAAGTACATGGTTGGCATTTGATGTCATATCTACAATACCTTCGGAACTTGCTCTGAAGATTTCCCCATCACCTCTTAGGACCTATGGTTTATTTAACATGCTCAGACTCTGGCGGCTTCGTAGAGTTAGTTCTCTTTTTGAGAGGTATATTTCATTTCTGCTAATTTTCAAGGGTGTACAAATTTTCAGTTTACTAAATTGTGATCGTATTTATTCTTGAACTTATACAGACTGGAGAAAGACCGAAATTTCAACTATTTCTGGGTTCGATGTGCGAAGCTTATTTGTGTACGTATGGATGGTTTTACTCTTACTTTCTAGATTACCTGCTGTAGAAAAAACACAATACGTATATTAATAGAATATCATTAATTCATTTTACAGGTTACCCTTTTTGCAGTTCATTCCTCTGCCTGCTTTTATTATCTTATAGCAGCTGACTATCATGACCCTTCGAAGACTTGGATTGGGGCGTCCATCACTGACTTCAAGAATCAAAGTTTATGGATTCGCTATGTGACGTCAATTTATTGGTCCATTACAACTCTCACAACAGTTGGTTATGGAGACTTGCATGCTCAGAATACAGGGGAAATGATCTATGACATATTTTACATGCTTTTCAATCTTGGGCTAACAGCTTATTTGATAGGAAATATGACCAACTTGGTTGTCCATGGTACCAGTAAAACCAGGCAATTTGTGAGTAGTCTGTTATAGTACAAATTAACATTTCTCGTTCCATTATTTGATCTGTCAAGTCTCATtgtcatttttttataatttgaacaGAGGGATACCATTCAAGCTGCATCTAGTTTTGCTCATAGGAATCGACTTCCTGTTCGACTGCAAGATCAGATGCTTGCACATTTATGCTTAAAGTTTAGAACAGACTCTGAAGGGCTTCAGCAGCAAGAGACTCTTGATACTCTCCCAAAAGCCATCCGCTCAAGCATTTCACATTTCCTGTTCTACACCCTCGTGGATAAGGTTTATTTGTTTCGAGGGGTGTCTAACGATTTGCTCTTTCAGCTGGTAATTTGATTTGTAGATTTCCAAAGTTATGTGCTTGTGTGTCTTTGTAGCCCCTTTATTGTAGAAGAAGCTTATTTTCTTATTAATGCAATGTCACGTCTGTGCTGCAGGTTTCAGAGATGAAAGCTGAATACTTTCCTCCCAAGGAGGATGTCATTTTGCAAAATGAAGCACCCACAGATTTTTATATACTTGTTACAGGAGCAGTTGTTAGTTCCTAACCTTAAATATTCAAGACTTGGAACTTTAATTATCTTTAAAGTGTTTGGTTAACAACGATATATGACTTCTGTTTTAATTTTACAGGATTTGGTGGTTCTCAAAAATGGGGTCGAACAGGCAAGCATACTTGAATATCATGGCATGTTTCTAGTCCTCTCTTCTTGCATTATGGTCAGCTAACATTATGCTGTTGGCAACTCAAATACAGGTCGTTGGCGAGGCAAAAACTGGTGACCTTTGTGGTGAGATTGGTGTACTTTGTTATAGGCCTCAACTCTTTACAGCACGCACCAAAAGATTGAGCCAGCTCTTACGTTTGAATCGCAcaacattttttaatataattcagGCCAATGTTGGTGATGGGACGATTATCATGAATAATCTCCTCCAGGTTTGTGTGTTGTATATGTCGCgtgtaaatttgaaataaaccCTTTCTCTCTTGTGAAATTTGTTAAAGACCATTAACATCATTTTGTTTTATTGGTGGTTGCAGCATCTGATAGAGGAGAAGGATCCCATGATGGAGGGAGTTCTACTGGAGACAGAGCATATGCTAGCTCGAGGGAGAATGGACTTGCCTCTTAGCTTATGCTTTGCTACACTTAGAGGAGATGACCAACTATTGAATCAACTTCTTAAACGTGGCCTAGATCCAAATGAGTCGGACAACAATAATAGGACAGCTCTGGTAACTTATTTCTTCTTTGCAAAGTTATTTTTACCAATTATCGTTACTTGATTCTTATGGAAGTTACTTTTACTAACTTCTGTCTGTGTAAACATATTTCAGCACATAGCTGCATCCAAAGGAAATGAAAACTGTGTGCTACTATTACTGGATTATGGAGCAGATCCCAATAGTAGAGGTATTTATTTATCCATCAGtgctaaaattataaaaaaagtaaCATAGTTATAAAAAGAAGCAATGGTAGGTCAGTTGAGCTTTTTTTTGCTCCATGATTACTTGAAGGTtatgttatttatatgtattgtaATCCTGGAGTTACTAGAATTTGCatctattttcttatatttgatccattaaaataatcttacaaACTATTTATGATCACTCTGTATATATTTTGAAGGACTATTAGTCCTATGAGAATGAACTAAGAAGCGACTGAAATTTAGTTTACAAGATGATTGAATGgattatatcattataaatatGCTAAAGACCTCAAAATCAACTCCATTAGAAAAATTTTAACCAAAGCAACAGGTCTATGAACACAATTGACTTCCAGATTAAGTACTATTAACATATGTCAGTATAGTAGAAAACATCTCAATTATTGCCAGCATGTTGCACAACCCACTAGGAACTAATATAAGTCGTAATGTATTATGTTACAAGTAGCATATTTGATGATTGAGTTTCTTTTATAAGATATCAGCATAGTTGGTATGTGTTAAGTGTATATGAATCATTTACATAGTAACATCTCTAAGCTGTGATTTCCTTCTGGTCTGATATGATCTCTGCAAGTCAAGGCACCAAATCAAGTAATCTGAGACATAAAGCACTTAGTTCGGCAACACTGTTTTTGGGAAATCTTGAGTTGACCCTATCATCTTCTTATGGGGACTGTTCATATGATTTTCTGAACATAACTTCTGGGCTGGAATATCATATGTGCATCCTAGTTACATGCTGTCCTGATCTGTTCATTGGTTATGACCAAAGagtagaatataaaaaaaatctttacgTGTTATGGATAATATTAAGTATATCTATACAAAGTATGATTATCCATAAAGTATTGCTTAATCAATTGAGTATGAGGGATGAACAGTCGAATTTTGAGGGTTGACTTTCCATATTTAAGCAGTAGTTTAATATGCAGCAGGTTAGTAGTATACTACTAAAGTCGGTTGAATCATGGATGATTGGATCACACATTAATATAGGGAGGCATGTCCCAACtgtatgtttatttttatttatgaatctATAGTAATGTCATTTTTCCTGCCAACATGACTTGAATGCCTCCTTCTTTTACTATCTAGTTAATGCATGTCTACGGACACGAAGAAATTAATAGGTCGTATATGATACACAAGACTTCCGCATCAGACTATAGTATTGTCTAATGAAGGTTACTATATAGGTAGTCTCGGTTTAGGTTACTATATAGGTAGTCTCGGTTTTATCTTTTGTAAACTGATTGTTTAAATGTGTTTCGACTTGTGACCTACAATAGCGTATAGACACTATATATATTTGCAGAATGTCATAAAAGAATTAACTTGAACTCCTTTTCCCCAACCTGTGTGCAGATTCAGAAGGGAATGTACCACTTTGGGAGGCCATGTTGTCTAATCATGAACAAGTGGTTAAAGTGTTGGCGGATAATGGTGCTGTAATATCTTCTGGTGACACGGGATATTTTGCTTGCATTGCTGCT
Coding sequences:
- the LOC108223408 gene encoding potassium channel AKT1; the protein is MFKVPVICGTELEREIELSRDGSHYSLTTGILPSLGARSNRRVQLRNFIISPYDRRYRFWETFLVILVIYTAWVSPFELGFLHKARPPLSVLDNVVNGFFAIDIVLTFFVAYLDKNTYLLIDDRKLIAWKYASTWLAFDVISTIPSELALKISPSPLRTYGLFNMLRLWRLRRVSSLFERLEKDRNFNYFWVRCAKLICVTLFAVHSSACFYYLIAADYHDPSKTWIGASITDFKNQSLWIRYVTSIYWSITTLTTVGYGDLHAQNTGEMIYDIFYMLFNLGLTAYLIGNMTNLVVHGTSKTRQFRDTIQAASSFAHRNRLPVRLQDQMLAHLCLKFRTDSEGLQQQETLDTLPKAIRSSISHFLFYTLVDKVYLFRGVSNDLLFQLVSEMKAEYFPPKEDVILQNEAPTDFYILVTGAVDLVVLKNGVEQVVGEAKTGDLCGEIGVLCYRPQLFTARTKRLSQLLRLNRTTFFNIIQANVGDGTIIMNNLLQHLIEEKDPMMEGVLLETEHMLARGRMDLPLSLCFATLRGDDQLLNQLLKRGLDPNESDNNNRTALHIAASKGNENCVLLLLDYGADPNSRDSEGNVPLWEAMLSNHEQVVKVLADNGAVISSGDTGYFACIAAEQNNLDLLKEIVHRGGDVTRPKSNGATALHVAVCEGNVDIVKFLLDQGCYADKADDHGWTPRNLAEQQGHEDIKLLFQSPKPERTQSADVQLPEEKHGVRFLGRHRSEPTIRPFSHDRNGEGESLGRARRRRGNNFHNSLFGIMSSATGEENDLLLSVNQNRSALNVAHYTARTTVSCPQKGDVTGKLVLLPQSFQQLLEICMKKYRFVPTRVLIKDGAEIDEINLVRDGDHLVFVGDLTVNGGHMR